CTCGGCCGATGAGGTCATCCACCTCAAGCATGCTGCTGCCCATTACGTCGCCAACGCGCGGCGTTACAAGGACACGCTGACACCCCTGTAACACGCACCACGAAGTGAATCCGCAGCCGTAGCGAATCGCCACCGGTTGCGTTTTCGCGCCGGATTGCGCATCATGCGCGCCTCTTTTCAACCCCCCGCCCCATGCTGCCACCCATCGAACATCGCATCGCCAACGAACTGGGCGTCCGCCCGGCCCAGGTCAACGCCGCCATCGCCCTCCTCGACGAAGGCGCCACCGTGCCCTTCATCTCCCGCTACCGCAAGGAGGCCACCGACGGCCTCGACGACACTCAACTGCGCAACCTCGAAGAACGCCTGACCTACCTGCGCGACCTCGAAGACCGGCGCGCTGCCATCCTCGCCAGTATCGAGGGCCAGGGCAAGCTGACGCCCGAACTCAGGGCCGAGATCAGCGATGCCGAAACCAAGCAGCGCCTCGAAGACCTTTACCTGCCCTACAAGCAGAAACGCCGCACCAAGGCGCAGATCGCCCGCGAGGCCGGCATCGAGCCGCTGGCGCTCGGCCTGCTGGCCGACCCAAACCTGGCGCCGGAAGAAGAAGCCGGGAAATATCTCAATGCCGAAGCCGGCTTTGCCGACGCCAAGGCCGTCCTCGACGGCGCCCGCCAGATCCTGATGGAAAAATTCGCCGAGGATGCCGAACTGCTTGGCCAACTCCGTGAATACCTCAACGAACACGGTCAGCTGCGGTCGACCGTCGTCGAAGGCAAGGAAAACGAAGGCGCAAAATTTCGCGACTGGTTTGATTTCGCCGAGCCGATCACCAGCATGCCCTCGCACCGCGCCCTCGCCCTGCTGCGGGGGCGCAACGAAGGCATGCTGCACGTTGCGCTGGTGCTCGATTCAGAACTCGACGAGGCGAAGATCCAACCCGGACCCGGCCCCTGCGAACAGCGTATTGCCGTCCGCTTCGGCATTCGCAACCAGAATCGCCCGGCCGACAAGTGGCTGCAGGACACCGTGCGCTGGACCTGGAAGGTCAAGGTCCATACTCATCTCGAACTCGAACTGATGAACCAGTTGCGCGAGCGCGCCGAGGAGGAAGCCATCCGCATCTTCGGCAAGAACCTCAAGGATCTGCTGCTCGCCGCGCCGGCTGGCCAGCACGTCACCATGGGCGTCGATCCCGGCATTCGCACCGGCTGCAAGATCGCCGTCGTCGACGCCACCGGCAAGATGCTCGACCACGCCACCATCTATCCACACGAGCCGCGCTGCGACTGGGATGGTTCACTGTCCACCATCGCCCGTCTGGCGGCGAAGCACGGCGTTTCGCTGGTCGCCATTGGCAACGGCACGGCCAGCCGCGAAACCGACAAGCTGGTGCAGGACGTCATCAAGCGCTATCCGGAAGCCCGGCTGACCAAGATCGTCGTTTCCGAAGCCGGTGCCTCGGTCTACTCGGCTTCCGAACTCGCTGCCAAAGAGTTCCCCGATCTCGATGTCTCGATCCGCGGTGCGGTGTCGATCGCCCGCCGCCTGCAGGACCCGCTGGCCGAGTTGGTCAAGATCGAGCCGAAATCGATCGGCGTCGGTCAATACCAGCACGACGTCTCGCAGACCAAGCTGGCGCGCAACCTCGATGCCGTCATCGAAGACTGCGTCAATGCCGTCGGCGTCGACGTCAACACCGCCTCGGTGCCGCTGCTCACGCGTATTTCCGGGCTGAACGCCAGCCTCGCCGCCAACATCGTTGGCTATCGCGACGCCAATGGCGCCTTCCGTTCACGCAGCGAGTTGAAGAAAGTACCGCGTCTCGGCGAAAAAACTTTCGAGCAGGCTGCCGGCTTCCTGCGCGTGCCGAACGGCGACAACCCGCTCGACGCCTCGTCGGTGCACCCGGAAGCCTACCCGGTGGTCGAAAAAATCATCGTCGACCTCAACAGGCCGATCAAGGAAATCATGGGTGACAGCCGTGCCCTCAAGGGTCTAAACGCTAGCCGCTACACCAACGAACGCTTCGGCCTACCGACCGTACAGGACATCTTCAAGGAACTCGAAAAACCCGGCCGTGACCCGCGCCCCGAATTCAAGACCGCGACCTTCACCGATGGCGTTGAAAAAGTCAGCGACCTGCGTTCAGGCATGGTTTTGGAGGGCGTCGTCACCAACGTCGCCGCCTTCGGCGCCTTCGTCGACATCGGCGTGCACCAGGACGGACTGGTGCACGTTTCGGCCCTCGCCAACACCTTCGTCAAGGACCCGCACAGCGTCGTCAAGGCGGGTCAGGTCGTCAAGGTCAAGGTGCTCGAAGTCGACCTGCAACGCCAGCGCATTGCACTGACCATGCGCATGGGCGACGAGCCGGGCAAAGGCCGCAGTGCCGAAGCCGGCAGCCAGCGCGGCGCGCCCATCAATCGCCAACAAGCCCGCCACAACGCCCCAGCACCAAGCGGTAACGCCATGGCAGCGGCCTTCGCCAAGCTCAGGAAGTGATTGCTACGACCATAGAAGTAACGGCTGGCCCCAGGGTCGACCGGAAAAATGGCTCAAAAATGAAAAATGGCGCAACTTCGATCTGCGCCATTTTTTGTTGGAAACCCGGAAAACATGGGCTCAATGGTTTCAGTACTCCGGCCCAGTTTTCACGTTTCGAGCGGTAGGAGGGGCAAATAACGTGGCCTGATCCGAATGGCGCTTATTCCAATTAGCGTTCAAGATGATACTAATGCTAGAATATTCCTAAGTACAAGATACTTGGGAGGCATTGACATGGCCAGACCGCGGCGAGTAGATCCGGAATTGGTGACGCAGGCCCAAGCGGCCGTGAGAGACGCCGATAATGTTGAGGCCCTGCGCTGTGCGCAGGCGGTGGCTGCTACCGGCGCTATTGGGAGCGACGCTGGAGCAGAGCGCAGCGGTACTGGGCATAGGCCGAGCCACCGTGCCCAGGCTACAAGCGCGCCTGCGCCGGCTGTTGGCCAAACCGGACGCAATCCAACCGAATTGGGGTGGTCGCCGGCGAGCTTCGCTGCCACTGGAAGAGGAGGACCGTTTCCTGGCCCCTTGGGTGCAGGCCTCCAATGAAGGGGGAATTCTGGTCGTTTCGCCACTGCGTGCCGCGTTAGCGCAAAAGCTGGGACGTCCTGTGGCCGCCTCTGTCGTGTATCGCCTGTTGGCGCGGCACGGCTGGCGCAAGGTCGCACCCGACACCCGGCATCCGGCATCCGGCATCCGGCATCCGAAGAGTGATCCGCCGATCCAGGAAGCGTGGAAAAAAACTTCCTGAAACACTGGCAGCCCTCTTGAAACAGGAAGAGGTTTGGGGTCGCCGGGTGCGCCTGATGTTTCAGGACGAAGCGCGCTTTGGGCGCATGGTGCGAATTCGTCGCTGCTGGGCACCCAACCCAGCACGGCCAATGGTCTGCAACGGCTACGAGCGGGAGTTCATCTACGTTTATGGCGCCGTCAGCCCCATCGAAGGCGAGTTGGATTGGATGACCTGTCGGCAGATGAACACCGAACAGATGACGGCGTTCCTGGCCCGAGTCAGTACCGCGCATGAAAAGGAGTTCATGCTGATGGTCGTCGACGGCGCCAGCTCACACGTATCGAAGGATCTGCAAGTGCCAGAGAACATTCGTCTGCTGCGCCTGCCACCTTACGCGCCCGAACTCAACCCGCAGGAGCACGTCTGGGATGAGGTGCGGGAGAAGGAGTTTCCCAATCGTGTGTTTGCCGACCTCGGTAGTGTCATCCGCCAGTTGGAAGCAGGCCTTCCACGTCTGGCAGCAAATACCTCAGGGCTGCGCAGCCTGACCGCATGGCCATGGATTGTTAGTCTCAACTTGAACGCTACTTAGAATAAGTTAAGAACGGCGCGCTCAAATCTGAAGTGCAACACTTTCCGGGAGGTAATGTGTGGCGATGGGAACGAAATACGAACACCTGAGTTGTGAAGAACGCAAGATGATCCAGTTGGGGCTTGAGCAGGGCTGGACGCAGCGGGCAATTGCCCGCTGCGTCCAGCGCGCGCCGAGTTCGATCAGTCGTGAATTAAACCGCAACGGCTGGAGCAATCCCGCCACAGCACCCAAGAAACGCGGGCGTCCGCTGGTCGCGGGCGGCTATCGGGCGCCACTCGCGCAGCAGCGCGCCAGTATGTTGGCAAGGACCGCACAATGCCCTTCTCGACTCGCCCAGGATGGTCCGCTCTGGACGCATGTCGAACGCCTGCTGCGCGCCTGCCATTCTCCGGAACAGATCGCGGGCATACTGCAGCGAATGCACCCGGATCAACCCAAGCTTCAGGTCAGTCACGAGACCATCTACGCCCCGAAGGAAGTCCCCCTGGGGGACACCGCGCTTTACGCGATACCACGCGGCACGTTGCGCAGTGAGTAGATCGCCTGCCTGCGACAAGCGCGTAAGCGTCGTCGGCCGCGCGCCCGAGGCGAAGATTGCCGGGGCCAGATTCCTGAGATGACCAGCATCCATCTGCGCCCACCGGAGATCAACGAGCGTGTCATTCCCGGCCACTGGGAGGGCGATCTGATCAAGGGAGCACGCAATGCCTCGTCCATCGGCACGCTGGTCGAGCGGACCACGCTCTTTGTCACCTTGGTCAAGATGGTGTTAGCGACTGCCTAAAACCGCACAAATCTGGTGGCGATAAATGGCGGCGGAATTTGGCGGCGAGTGAACGAAAGAGGGGGCCGACGGCCCCTGAGCGGCAAAGATAGAGACGCGGATCAGAAAGGCGGATCGTCAATCACCACGTCGTACTGAGTCACGCGATTCTCGCTGGGTTGTTGCGCCAAGGCGAATTCGTAGTGCGCCCAGATCCGGTCACGCAAATCGTCAAGCAGCGTGATGACTGCCAGGGCCTGATCGGGCGACCAGTTTGGATCGATCAGCAATTCGAGGCCGCGACGCAGGCCGGAAGGCGGATGGTAAAGCTTCACGATGATCCTTTCGTCTTACGCTTCTTGGACTTGGCGGCCGCCTGCTCTTGCGCCTCCTTGCGTCGATAGGACTCGCCCTTGATCGACAGGATTTCCGCGTGATGCACCAGGCGGTCGATCATCGCCACCACGCAGCTGGCATTGGGAAACACCTCCGACCATTCCGAGAACGACCGGTTGGTCGTAATCAAGGTGCTCTTCTTCTCGTGCCGGCGGTTGATCAACTCGAAGAGCAGATCGGCATGACGGTTCGAATAGGACAAATAGCCGACCTCGTCGACCACCAACAAATCGGGCGCTGCATAGCGACGCAAACGGTAACGCAAGGCCGAATCGCTATCCAGACCGGCCAACTCGCCGAGCAACTGTCCGGCCGTCGCGAAGACCACCGTGTGCCCATTGAGGACCGCTTGGTGCGCGATATTCTGGGCAATCATCGTTTTGCCCAAGCCACTGCTACCAATCAGGAAGGCATTGGTCGCCGAATTCAGGAAGTCCAGCGTCATCAGTTCGGCGATGGCACGCTGATCGCACTGCTCGGGCCAGGCCCAGTCGAAATCGGTGAGCGGCTTGAAACGGCCAATATGGGCGCAGCACAGGCGGCGTTCCAGGAAGCGGCGGGAGCGTTCGGTTTCCTCCCAGGCCAGCAAGGGATCAAGCCAAGGCGTGTCGGCGCATTCGGCCCAATGGGCGAGTACCCCGTGCAGTTGCAAGGCGGTGGCGCGCTGGCGGCACGGATCAGAGGTCGTCATCGTCGTTCTCCATCAATGCGTCGTAACCGTCGAGGCGGTGCGGTCGCACCGGCACATCTTTGTGTTTGACGTGCTCCGGCAAACTCATCGCCAGCGGCGGCGGTTCTGCCTGGGCCTGCCGTCGGCGCTCCAGCGCCAGACGAACCGCGTTCGGATGCGGCACGTCACGCCCCAATGCGTCGGCAATCGCTGCCGTCAGTTCGGCTACGCCATAACGTTCGAGCAGATCAGCCAGCGCGCGAACTGTCCGCCCCAGCGACTCGCCGCGTTCGGCGGCCTGGGTCAGCAATTCCCGACTGGCCGGCACCGCCTGCACCAGATGATCCGTGGCGCGATGCGCACGGGCCTGATGTTTGTGTTCAACCAAGGTCGCGACGTGTTCGGGCCTCTCGATTTGTTGCCGCCGATCGAAGCTGCGGGGATGCGTGGCGACCACCGCCTGACCATCGAGAATGCGGACGTGATCCAGACTGGCGGTCACAGTGAGCGTGCGGGCCACGCAGGTGTGCGGGATCGAGTAGTCGTTGAGGTCGAAGCGCACATACGGCGTCTTGCCGGCCGACACGGCCTTGATCTCGTCGGCCGGAAAGGCATCGCCGGGCAGGGTCAGCAGCCGAGCTTGCTCCTGGAAGAACGCTTCGCGCACCGTCAGTGACTTGTCCTCCGGACAGCGCCGCTCGCCCGCCGGCCCGCACACCCAGGCATCGGCCTGAGCATTGAGGTCGGCAACGTCCTTGAAGCTGCGCCCAGCGAAGAAGGCATCGCGGATATAGCGGATCGCCCGTTCCACACGCCCTTTCTCGTTTCCCCGCACCACGGCCACCGGGCGGAGTTCGAAACGGTAATGTCCGGCCAGCGCCAAGAGCGTCGGGTTGAAACGGATGATCTGTCCTTGCCGCTCCAGCACTGCACTCTTCAGATTGTCATAGAGCGCGACGCGGGGACAGCCACCCCAGGCGGTTACGGCGCCGACATGGCCGCGCAGGAAGTTCTCCATATGAGCGCCGAGATAGAAGCGCAGGAAGATCTGGCGCGACCAGGACAGCACGGCCACAAAGCCCATCAGCGGCCGCCGGGCACGACCGATCTCCAGATGGCCAAAGTGACCCCAATCGATTTGCATCTGCTCGCCGGGCAGGGTGCGAAGGCGCAGGAAGGCTTCGGCTTTGGCGCGGGGTCGGTGGCGGGCAATCAGATGCCGGAAGTGATCCGGGCGCCCCGGGTAGCCCCGGGTCTTGACCATGCCGTACAAGCGACTGGCGCGTAAGCGCGGGAACTGTTCCAGTGTTTCGAGGATGAATGGCAGGTAGGGGTCAAGCGCCGAGGGGCGGCGAATTGGCCCCAAAGCCGGCAAACCAGCCTGGGTCAGCACGCGTGCGACGCTGTCGCGATGGATGTGCAATTGGCTTGCGATGGTGCCGATGCGCCAGCGTTCGGCGTGGTAATAGCGCAGGATCTGCGCTTCAATCCCGGGGGTAAGGGCCATGTGACGGTGATCTCCTGTCGGTTCGTCGAGAACGGCAAATCCGACGACGCAGGAAGTCCTGGCGCACCCAGTCCGGCAAGGGACACCGGCAACGGTGACAGGTCCAGAGCGCTGATTTGATCGGCATCGTCGGTTCGGGCGCCAGTAGATCAGCCGGGGCGGTGGGTGGGGAACCCTGATGCGCCACTTTCTCTTGTCGGGCCCGGTAGCGGCGCTGGCGTTCGGCATGGGTGTGACGGCCTCGCCGGCTGGCTTGATACCGGCCACCGGCGGCACGCGTCGACTGACGACGAGCCTGATCGGCACACTGCGTGGTGCAGTAGCGATGACCGCGATCACACCGGCTGCAAATGAGTACAGCGGCGCGGCAACCGGCGCAGAGATAGCGTCGTCCGGGGAGGTCCATTGGCAATTCGGCCAATGGGGAATCGACGCTGACGTTCGCTTTGTGAAATACTCGGCAAGCAACGTCGCCACTGTTGGGGCTGCGGGGCGCGGCATCGGAACTGGCTTGGCGGTTGGGACCGGTGTCGCGCCTGCGTTTCCACCGGCCGGTCAGCTTTCTACCGCATCGGTCGCGCTGGCGCCATCTTCAGTCGGGGCGGGGTCGCTTCAACCTGCTTCCGCAGGCACTCCGTTCGGCAATGAACCGTGCCATCCCCCTGCCGCGCTTCGCTTGCCAGACGCCGGTTTGCTCTGCAATCCCGCCACCGGAAGCCCTGCGGGCGGCAAATCGTAAAACCAGCATGTTCATGCTTGAAAAGCAAAACCGAAAACCACACCGCTGACCTTCAACCAGCCGTCGACGCCAGATTTCTACGGAAAGGCAGCACCGTTAACAGATGGAGGACGCCACGGCCGAAACCGCGGCCACGGCCTTTGGCGCTGTCCTCAACCGGGTTGACGCGCAACGACGCCTTTCCCTGACCTACGACCAAGGGCGCGAGATGGCGCAGCATGCGCGCCTTTCCGAAATCACTGGCGTCGCGGTCTATTTCGCCGATCTGCACAGCCCTTGGCAACGCGGCATCAACGAAAATACCAACGGCTTGCTTCGCCAGTATTTTCCCAAGGGATCCGATCTCTCTGGATTCTCTCAGACCGAACTCGATGCCGTTGCCTGGCAACTCAATACCCGACCTCGAAAGAGCCTCACCTTTCACTGTCCGGCCGAACTGTTTATCCCAGAATCCTTCGACTTCTTTAAGCATCATCATCAGCTTGTTGCACTTCGGACTTGAAACCGCCAACTTATTGCGCCCGCTTTTTCAGCCACAATGCTAGCGTTGGGCATGCTGGACGGCCTTAACTTAGCGCCATTCTGGGCTCGGGAGTTCGACAGTTCAGCGGCAAAAGTGGCCATTTTTGACACATGGCCCCAGTAACGGCGCGGGTTTCAGAGGATGTCTAAGAAAGTTGTGTGGTGGCACGCTAAGGCCTATTAAATTCTGACTTGACAGGACTCATGTCGGTGATGCTGTGGCGGCATGCATGTCAAGATAACCACCTCAGGAGGTCGCCGCTACGTCCAACTTGTCGAGTCCTACCGGGACGACGCTGGGCGGGTGAAGAAGCGTACCGTGGCGACGCTTGGCCGTCTTGATTAACGCGATGGCGGTCTCGATTCAGTGATCAAGGGGTTGCTCAAGGTATCGGGCCGTGAAGCCATGGTGGTTGTGCCACCGACACCGACGGTGAGCTTCGAGTCGGCCCGGGCGTTTGGCGATGTATGGACACTGACCGAACTCTGGAAATCGCTCGGTTTTGCCGAACTGAAGCGGGTGTTTCGCCGCACGCGGCATACGATCGACGTGGAAGCGCTGATCCGGGTGATGGTGTTCAACCGACTCTGCGATCCGGAATCCAAACTGGGCGTGTTGCGCTGGCTGGAGACGGTGGCCTTGCCTGAGGTCGAGGTCAAAGCGATCACGCATCAGCATCTGCTGCGCAGCATGGATGCCCTGATGGATCAACACGCGGCGGTCGATACCGTGGTGGCCGGCTTGCTGCGAGCGATGATCGATCAGGATCTGTCCGTCGTGTTCTATGACCTGACGACGATACGCGCCGAGGGACTGAGCACCCAGGAAAGCGATGTGCGTGCCTTTGGCATGGCCAAGGAAGGGCTGATTGCACGGCAATTCATGCTCGGCGTGGTGCAGACGGCCGAGGGCTTGCCGATCTACCACGCGGTGTTCGACGGCAATACGGCGGAGACAAAGACGCTGCTGCCGATGCTCAAAATCGTGTTGAACCGGTTCCCCTCGGTCAGTCGCCTGGTGTTGGTGGCCGATCGCGGCTTGCTCAGCTTGGACAACCTCGATGCGCTGAGCGAAATACGTCTGGCCAGTGGCCGGCCGCTCGAATTCATCCTGGCGGTGCCGGGACGCCGCTATCACGAATTCACTGAACTGCTCGATGACTTCCACAAGAGCCAGTGCCAAGCGGCAACCGTCGAGATCATCGCTGAAAAGACGTGGAACGCGCTGCGCTTGGTGATTGCCCACGATCCAGAACGTGCCGCCCTACAGACCCAACGACGGGACGAGCAGATCGGGAAGCTGATCCAGCGCGCCGCGCAGTGGGTGGGCAAACTTGACGATCAGGATGACGGCGTCAACCATCGGGGCCGCAAGCTCTCGGACAGTGGCGCCAAGGCGCGCTTCTTCCATGAGGTCAGCGAGGCCCATCTGTCGAAGATCATCAAGGTCGACCTGAAAAGCGAGCGCTTCATCTACGCTATCGATGAGCGCGCGCGTTCCTTGGCGAACCTGATGGACGGCAAACTGCTGCTGGTGACCAATACGACGGACCTGATCACCCGGGACGTTGTTGCACGGTACAAGTCGCTGGCGGATATCGAGCGCGGCTTCAAGGTACTCAAATCCGAATTGGAGATCGGACCGGTCACCACCGTCTGCCCGAACGCATCCGGGCTCACGCGGCGATCTGCTTCATGGCGCTGATCCTTTACCGGGTCATGCGTCAGCGCCTGAAAGCGGCCAACGCCGGGCTATCGCCGGAACGAGCGCTCGACTACCTTCGCCGAATCCAGCGTCACCAGATCCGGCTCAACGCGTCTGAACCCGTCACCGGCGTCTCGATCCTCAGTGCCGAGCAAACCGAGGTGCTGAATGTGCTGGACGTGAAAAAACCGACCGCCCCGCAGTAGCTGACGCTGTTGCAGTGGCATTCTTTAAATTCACCTCAAGTGAAATCAGTCACTTGCGCAATTAACTGTCGAACTCGGGCGCTCCGCCATGCGGGCCATCACCAGACGTGCACCCCGTCCGCGTCCTTGCGCTGCCGCAGCGTCTCCAGCAAGGACTCAAATTGCTCGTCCGTCAGCCCTTCCATCCGCGCAACTAACTGTTTGTATTCGCCTTGTTCCATTTTCGTTCTCCGGCCAGTGCCAGAATTATACCGCGCACACGGTTTAGTTGAACTCAGCCCGCGAATACGGCAATGTCTTCCTTCGCAATGAAGTGGATCCCTGAGTCGCCCCGCCCACCAGGATTTGCCAGTGCGCCAGGCACCTTGATCGAGCCGGAAAGATTCCGCGTGATAAGCCGGCCTTAAGTTTCGCGCATTACAATCCAGGCCATGTTCAAATCGGTCGCGTCGTACCGGGCACGATCTGGATGACGACGAAACCATTACCTCGCTCTCCCTGCTCCTCTGGATCACGCTCGAATGCCAGATGCTACATCGCAGCATGAGATCTCATTCGCCAATATGACCCCTTCGTTGAAGCGCTACGCCTGGCTTTCCATCGCTGCGGCCATTGCCACGATTCTGCTCAAAGGCACGGCGTGGTGGCTGACCGGTTCGGTCGGGCTGTTGTCTGACGCCATCGAATCTTTTGTCAACCTTGCTGGCGCCCTGATGGCGCTGTCGATGCTGACTCTGGCTGAGCGTCCGGCGGACGATTGTCATGCCTACGGGCACGGCAAGGCCGAATATTTTTCCAGCGCTTTCGAGGGCTTCCTGATTCTGCTGGCGGCTCTCAGCATCGGCTATACCGCCATGGATCGCCTGTCGCATCCTCAGGCGCTCGACGCAGTGGGCATTGGCTTGATCGTATCGGTGGTGGCCTCGGTCATCAATTTCGCCACGGCTCGTACCTTGATGGCGGTGGGACGCCAGCACAATTCGATCACTCTGGAGGCCGATGCGCATCACCTGATGACCGATGTCTGGACCTCCGTCGGCGTGATTGGCGGTGTCGGCCTGGTCTGGATTACCGGTTGGCTATGGCTCGATCCGGCCATCGCCCTCCTCGTTGCGGTGAACATCGTCTGGACCGGTTGGCAACTGATGCGACGTTCCGCCACCGGCTTGATGGATGGTTCCCTGCCACCCGAAAAGCTGGCGGAAATTGAAGTGGTGTTAAGCAGATATCGCCAGCAGGGCCTGGCCTTTCATGCCCTGCGGACTCGTCAGGCGGGCAGCCGCGCTTTCGTAATGGTGCACGTATTGGTCCCCGGAGATTGGACCGTACAGCAAGGCCATGACTGGGCCGAACGGATCGAAGTGGATATACGAAATGCACTGGGTCACGTGCATGTCACGACACATCTGGAACCGATCGACGATCCGCTGTCGATGATAGATCAGGATCTCGACCGGCCTTCGTCTTGATGATGATGCGGGCCACGGGAAGTGTTGTGTCGGTGAAATCACCGGGATGCGGGCGGGACGTCGCCGCGACTGACAGCCCCGGATCGACTTGAGGCTGCGATTCCGCGCACAAAGCCAATGCGTGGCAGCGAGGTGTGTTCTGCCCGCTGCGCAATGAAATCTCAACCGCGACGGCCATCCTGGTTTTTCAGTCTTTTTCGCCGTCGACCGCAGCAGCCTGTTGCAACTGCTGCTCGCGCAGCGCGCGCTGTTCCGGAGTTTCGAGACTGATGCGCCCGAGCGCGCCGCTGCGGTAATCGGTCAGCAGGATCGCCGCCGCCTTTTCGCAGTCGGGTTCTCCGCCCCGGCCCTTGAGCAGACAACCGCGCTTTCTGCCTACAGCTTCGATGACGGCTGTGCCGTCGAGCCCGTCGGTCGCGAATCCATAGCGCGCCGTGAGCAGCGCCGGGTAGCTTGCGAGCAGGAAGCCGGCGAGGAAAGTCGCTACCTCCTCGCCGATGTAGGCATTGACGCCGACCGCGTGACTGGCCGCCAGCATCAGGCCGTCGATGGGATGATCGATTTTCGGCCACAACAGGCCCGGCGTGTCGTAGAGGGTCAGCCGCGAGCTGATGTCGATGCGCTGCTGGCTCTTGGTCACCGCCGGCTGGTCGCCGACAGCCGCCACCTTTTTCCTGACCAGCGCATTCATCAGCGTCGATTTGCCAACGTTGGGGATGCCCATGATCATCAGGCGCAGCGGCTTGAAGGCATCGTTGCGGTGCGGCGCCAGTTGCTGAGCCAAGGCGGGAATACGTGCCACATCGCTGGCCTTCTTGCACGAAATCGCCACCGCTTTGACGCCCGGCTGCTCGGCAAAATAAGCCAGCCAGGCTCTGGTCGCCTGCGGATCGGCGAGATCGGCCTTGTTGAGCAGCTTGAGGCAAGGCCGCTGCCGGAACGCGCGCAGCTCGTGAATCATCGGGTTGCTGCTCGCCTGCGGCAGGCGGGCGTCGAGGACTTCGACGACGACATCGGCCATGGCCAGCGTTTCGGCCGCCTTTTTGCGGGCGGAGGTCATGTGACCGGGGAACCATTGGATGGACATAAAGGACGAGGCATCGCAGCAAAGGCTGCATTATCCCGTATCCGGCCGCCACGCGCCGTGCAACATCTTGTTACAATCCTTAACAGCTTGCGCAGCGCAGCCCGGTTATCTTTCACTCATGGAATCCGGCACGTCCGCTTCCGCACCCTCAACAGCAGGAGTACCCGAATGAAATCGCTTACGAGAATACTTGCCGCCACCCTGACCGGCGCCGTTCTGTCCCTCTCCGCCACCGCTGCGTTAGCCGACGGCCGTTACTACGATAATCGTGGCTGGGACAACAAACATCACGACCGCTATTACAAACGTCGCGGACCCGCAGTGGTCTATGCACCACCCTATTACGCGCCGCCGCGTGCATATTACGGGCCGCCGCGTGCGTATTACGCCCCGCCGCGGGCCTACTATGCGCCGCCGCCGGTGGTGTATCAACCCGACTATTATGTTACTCGCCCGGCGCCAGTAGTTTCCATCGGCCTGCCGCCGATCGTCATTCCTCTGCGCTGATCCGCCCGGGAGGTATCATCGGGGTCCAGCCATCACCGGACTCCCCATGCATATCTGGGTCGATGCCGACGCCTGCCCCGGCGTCATCAAGGAAATTCTTTACCGCGTCGCCGAGAGAACCCGCCTGCCGCTGACGCTGGTCGCCAACCAGTGGCTGAAGACGCCTCCCTACCCGAGCATCCGGTCGATTCAGGTAGCCAGGGGTTTCGATGTCGCCGACAACCACATCGTCGATCAGGTGGAAGCGGGCGATCTGGTCATTACCGCCGACATCCCGCTGGCCACCGCGGTGATCGACAAGGGGGCGCTGGCCCTGAACCCGCGCGGCGAGCTCTACAGCAAGGAAAACATCCGGCAGATGCTGGACATGCGCAATTTCATGGATACACTGCGTAGCAGTGGAGTCGACACCGGCGGGCCACCGGCTTTCAGCCAGGCCGACCGCCAGGCTTTCGCCAACCAGCTCGACCGCCTGCT
This window of the Candidatus Dechloromonas phosphoritropha genome carries:
- a CDS encoding IS21 family transposase, which produces MALTPGIEAQILRYYHAERWRIGTIASQLHIHRDSVARVLTQAGLPALGPIRRPSALDPYLPFILETLEQFPRLRASRLYGMVKTRGYPGRPDHFRHLIARHRPRAKAEAFLRLRTLPGEQMQIDWGHFGHLEIGRARRPLMGFVAVLSWSRQIFLRFYLGAHMENFLRGHVGAVTAWGGCPRVALYDNLKSAVLERQGQIIRFNPTLLALAGHYRFELRPVAVVRGNEKGRVERAIRYIRDAFFAGRSFKDVADLNAQADAWVCGPAGERRCPEDKSLTVREAFFQEQARLLTLPGDAFPADEIKAVSAGKTPYVRFDLNDYSIPHTCVARTLTVTASLDHVRILDGQAVVATHPRSFDRRQQIERPEHVATLVEHKHQARAHRATDHLVQAVPASRELLTQAAERGESLGRTVRALADLLERYGVAELTAAIADALGRDVPHPNAVRLALERRRQAQAEPPPLAMSLPEHVKHKDVPVRPHRLDGYDALMENDDDDL
- a CDS encoding YaiI/YqxD family protein, with product MHIWVDADACPGVIKEILYRVAERTRLPLTLVANQWLKTPPYPSIRSIQVARGFDVADNHIVDQVEAGDLVITADIPLATAVIDKGALALNPRGELYSKENIRQMLDMRNFMDTLRSSGVDTGGPPAFSQADRQAFANQLDRLLAKR
- a CDS encoding IS30 family transposase codes for the protein MEDATAETAATAFGAVLNRVDAQRRLSLTYDQGREMAQHARLSEITGVAVYFADLHSPWQRGINENTNGLLRQYFPKGSDLSGFSQTELDAVAWQLNTRPRKSLTFHCPAELFIPESFDFFKHHHQLVALRT
- a CDS encoding cation transporter, with the translated sequence MTPSLKRYAWLSIAAAIATILLKGTAWWLTGSVGLLSDAIESFVNLAGALMALSMLTLAERPADDCHAYGHGKAEYFSSAFEGFLILLAALSIGYTAMDRLSHPQALDAVGIGLIVSVVASVINFATARTLMAVGRQHNSITLEADAHHLMTDVWTSVGVIGGVGLVWITGWLWLDPAIALLVAVNIVWTGWQLMRRSATGLMDGSLPPEKLAEIEVVLSRYRQQGLAFHALRTRQAGSRAFVMVHVLVPGDWTVQQGHDWAERIEVDIRNALGHVHVTTHLEPIDDPLSMIDQDLDRPSS
- the ylqF gene encoding ribosome biogenesis GTPase YlqF, whose product is MSIQWFPGHMTSARKKAAETLAMADVVVEVLDARLPQASSNPMIHELRAFRQRPCLKLLNKADLADPQATRAWLAYFAEQPGVKAVAISCKKASDVARIPALAQQLAPHRNDAFKPLRLMIMGIPNVGKSTLMNALVRKKVAAVGDQPAVTKSQQRIDISSRLTLYDTPGLLWPKIDHPIDGLMLAASHAVGVNAYIGEEVATFLAGFLLASYPALLTARYGFATDGLDGTAVIEAVGRKRGCLLKGRGGEPDCEKAAAILLTDYRSGALGRISLETPEQRALREQQLQQAAAVDGEKD